In one window of Thermus aquaticus DNA:
- the hisIE gene encoding bifunctional phosphoribosyl-AMP cyclohydrolase/phosphoribosyl-ATP diphosphatase HisIE, with the protein MDLTAVRFDKRGLVPVVVQDARTGEVLTLAYANREALEETLRTGQSVFYSRSRKSLWRKGETSGNVQEVVEVLLDCDGDAVVYRVIPKGPACHTGERTCFHRPLLGGRKDLGFALGQVYATILERLKTLPEGSYVARMHQAGLDRILKKIGEEAGEVIIAAKNGDPEEIRWEAADLLFHLLLTLAETGLSLEDLAETLLKRHRPQKASG; encoded by the coding sequence ATGGACCTTACGGCGGTGCGCTTTGACAAAAGGGGCCTGGTGCCGGTGGTGGTCCAGGACGCCCGCACGGGGGAGGTCCTGACCCTGGCCTACGCCAACCGGGAGGCCCTCGAGGAGACCTTGCGGACGGGGCAAAGCGTCTTCTACAGCCGAAGCCGAAAGAGCCTCTGGCGCAAGGGGGAGACCTCGGGGAACGTCCAGGAAGTGGTGGAGGTCCTCCTGGACTGCGACGGGGACGCCGTGGTCTACCGGGTGATCCCCAAGGGCCCCGCCTGCCACACCGGCGAGAGGACCTGCTTCCACCGCCCCCTGCTAGGGGGCAGGAAGGACCTGGGCTTCGCCCTGGGCCAGGTCTACGCCACCATCCTGGAGAGGCTTAAGACGCTTCCCGAGGGGAGCTACGTGGCCAGGATGCACCAGGCGGGCCTGGACCGCATCCTGAAGAAGATCGGCGAGGAGGCGGGGGAGGTCATCATCGCCGCCAAGAACGGGGATCCCGAGGAGATCCGGTGGGAGGCGGCGGACCTCCTCTTCCACCTCCTCCTCACCCTGGCGGAGACGGGGCTCAGCCTCGAGGACCTGGCCGAGACCCTCCTAAAGCGGCACCGGCCCCAGAAGGCTAGCGGTTGA
- the hisF gene encoding imidazole glycerol phosphate synthase subunit HisF — translation MSLAKRIIPCLDVHAGRVVKGVNFVNLQDAGDPVEAARAYDEAGADELVFLDISATLEERAILLEVVAQVAERVFIPLTVGGGVRSLQDARKLLLAGADKVSVNSAAVGRPELIAELADHFGAQAVVLAIDARWRGDFPEVYVAGGRIPTGLHAVEWAVRGAELGAGEILLTSMDKDGTKEGYDLRLTRLVAQAVNVPVIASGGAGRMEHFLEVFQAGAEAALAASVFHFGEIPIPGLKAFLAERGLHVRLD, via the coding sequence ATGAGCCTGGCCAAGCGCATCATCCCCTGCCTGGACGTCCACGCCGGCCGCGTGGTGAAGGGGGTGAACTTCGTCAACCTCCAAGACGCCGGGGACCCGGTGGAGGCCGCCCGGGCCTACGACGAGGCCGGGGCCGACGAGCTCGTCTTCCTGGACATCTCCGCCACCCTCGAGGAGCGGGCCATCCTCTTGGAGGTGGTGGCCCAGGTGGCCGAGAGGGTCTTCATCCCCCTCACCGTGGGCGGGGGGGTGAGGAGTCTCCAGGACGCCAGGAAGCTCCTCCTGGCGGGGGCCGACAAGGTGAGCGTGAACTCGGCGGCGGTAGGGCGGCCCGAGCTCATCGCCGAGCTCGCCGACCACTTCGGCGCCCAGGCGGTGGTCCTGGCCATTGACGCCAGGTGGCGGGGAGACTTCCCCGAGGTCTACGTGGCCGGGGGCCGAATCCCCACGGGCCTCCACGCCGTGGAGTGGGCGGTGAGGGGGGCGGAGCTTGGGGCCGGGGAGATCCTCCTCACCAGCATGGACAAGGACGGCACCAAGGAGGGGTACGACCTGAGGCTCACCCGGCTTGTGGCCCAGGCGGTGAACGTGCCCGTCATCGCCAGCGGGGGGGCGGGGCGGATGGAGCACTTTCTGGAAGTCTTCCAAGCGGGTGCCGAGGCCGCTTTGGCGGCCAGCGTCTTCCACTTCGGCGAGATCCCCATCCCCGGGCTCAAGGCCTTTCTGGCGGAGCGGGGCCTCCACGTGCGGCTAGACTGA
- a CDS encoding Uma2 family endonuclease, translating into MVRHRFRVEEVLALASLHPEARLELLDGEVYEMTPPSSQHAGLLSARTLVSQHGVPKLGLWKGFSGAPTAANAAVGYLDWLLHALAPKVQGLAQIRVQSPLYLSPHSLPLPDLLLRPREDFYTQDHPRPKDVLLLVEVSLSTEAWDREKKLPLYAEAGVPEVRLLTHKALQVFRRPEGRVYGESFSVARGERVAPLLLPQAELLYHPPL; encoded by the coding sequence ATGGTGCGGCACCGGTTCCGGGTGGAGGAGGTTCTGGCCCTGGCCAGCCTCCACCCCGAGGCCCGCCTGGAGCTTTTGGACGGCGAGGTCTACGAGATGACCCCCCCTTCCAGCCAGCACGCCGGGCTCCTAAGTGCCCGCACTTTGGTTTCGCAACATGGGGTGCCCAAGTTGGGGCTGTGGAAGGGATTTTCTGGGGCCCCCACCGCGGCGAATGCCGCGGTGGGGTACTTAGACTGGCTCCTCCACGCCCTAGCCCCCAAGGTCCAGGGCCTGGCCCAGATCCGGGTGCAAAGCCCCCTTTACCTCTCCCCCCACAGCCTGCCCCTCCCCGACCTCCTCCTTAGGCCCCGGGAAGACTTCTACACCCAGGACCACCCCCGCCCCAAGGACGTCCTCCTCCTGGTGGAGGTGAGCCTCTCCACGGAGGCCTGGGACCGGGAGAAAAAGCTTCCCCTCTACGCCGAGGCCGGGGTTCCCGAGGTCCGGCTCCTCACCCATAAGGCCCTTCAGGTCTTTAGGAGGCCGGAGGGGAGGGTCTACGGGGAGAGCTTTTCCGTGGCCAGGGGGGAAAGGGTGGCCCCCCTCCTCCTTCCCCAGGCCGAACTCCTCTACCATCCCCCCCTATGA
- the trmFO gene encoding methylenetetrahydrofolate--tRNA-(uracil(54)-C(5))-methyltransferase (FADH(2)-oxidizing) TrmFO, whose amino-acid sequence MERVNVVGGGLAGSEAAWTLLRMGVPVRLFEMRPKRMTPAHTTDRFAEIVCSNSLGGEGETNAKGLLQAEMRLSGSLVMEAAEAARVPAGGALAVDREVFSGFITERLQAHPLLEVVREEVREIPEGLTVLATGPLTSEALAEALKRRFGDHFLAYYDAASPIVLYESIDLSKCFRAGRYDQSADYLNCPMTEEEYRRFYEALVAAERHTPHEWENLQYFEACVPVEELGRRGYQTLLYGPMKPVGLKDPRTGKEPFAVVQLRQEDKEGRMWSLVGFQTGLKWPEQKRLIQMIPGLENAEIVRYGVMHRNTYLNAPRLLRETLEFKGAEGLFAAGVLAGVEGYLESAATGFLAGLNAARRALGLEPLVPPEASMPGGLVRFLATANPENFQPMNANWGLVPPVEGRGKKEKRQAMYRRGLEAFAQWLSALKPPLPGARSLQPLP is encoded by the coding sequence ATGGAACGGGTGAACGTGGTGGGCGGGGGCCTCGCGGGGAGCGAGGCCGCCTGGACCCTTCTTCGCATGGGCGTGCCGGTGCGGCTTTTTGAGATGCGCCCTAAGCGCATGACCCCGGCCCACACCACCGACCGCTTCGCCGAGATCGTCTGCTCCAACTCCCTGGGCGGGGAGGGGGAGACTAACGCCAAGGGCCTCCTTCAGGCGGAGATGCGCCTTTCGGGAAGCCTGGTCATGGAGGCGGCGGAGGCGGCCCGGGTGCCCGCCGGCGGGGCCTTGGCCGTGGACCGGGAGGTCTTCTCCGGGTTCATCACCGAGAGGCTTCAGGCCCACCCCCTCCTCGAGGTGGTGCGGGAGGAGGTCAGGGAGATCCCCGAGGGCCTCACGGTTTTGGCCACGGGGCCCCTCACCTCGGAGGCCCTGGCCGAAGCCCTGAAGAGGCGCTTTGGCGATCACTTCCTCGCCTACTACGACGCCGCCAGCCCCATCGTCCTCTACGAGAGCATTGACCTCTCCAAGTGCTTCCGCGCCGGGCGCTACGACCAGAGCGCCGACTACCTCAACTGCCCCATGACCGAGGAAGAGTACCGCCGCTTTTACGAGGCCCTGGTGGCGGCGGAGCGCCACACCCCCCACGAGTGGGAGAACCTCCAGTACTTTGAGGCCTGCGTGCCCGTGGAGGAGCTGGGGCGGAGGGGGTACCAGACCCTCCTCTACGGCCCCATGAAGCCCGTGGGCCTCAAGGACCCCAGGACGGGAAAGGAGCCCTTCGCCGTGGTGCAGCTTCGCCAGGAGGACAAGGAGGGGCGGATGTGGAGCCTGGTGGGCTTCCAGACCGGCCTCAAGTGGCCCGAGCAGAAGCGCCTCATCCAGATGATCCCCGGTTTAGAGAACGCCGAGATCGTCCGCTACGGGGTCATGCACCGCAACACCTACCTGAACGCCCCGAGGCTCCTAAGGGAGACCCTGGAGTTCAAGGGGGCGGAGGGGCTTTTCGCCGCCGGGGTCCTGGCGGGGGTGGAGGGGTATCTGGAAAGCGCCGCCACGGGCTTTTTGGCCGGCCTGAACGCCGCCCGCCGGGCTTTGGGCCTGGAGCCTCTGGTCCCCCCTGAGGCCAGCATGCCGGGAGGGCTGGTCCGCTTCCTGGCCACGGCCAACCCCGAGAACTTCCAGCCCATGAACGCCAACTGGGGCCTGGTGCCGCCTGTGGAGGGGCGGGGCAAGAAGGAGAAGCGCCAGGCCATGTACCGAAGGGGCCTCGAGGCCTTCGCCCAGTGGCTTTCCGCCCTCAAGCCCCCCCTTCCCGGGGCGAGGAGCCTTCAGCCTCTGCCCTGA
- a CDS encoding Mur ligase family protein, which produces MTLKELFAPLGQEAPPLPVRGLTQDSRRVEPGFVFVAVPGVPLPHRRPLDGHAFIPEALRRGAIAVVGEQDLTLPVPYARVADSRQALALLARRFYGEPDRALRLFGVTGSKGKSTTAFLLHHLLEGAALLSTVGLRLGGEARPPIGHFTTPEAPEVYAFLREAADRGLREAVLEVSSHALALKRVEGLTFRVGVFVNFYPDDHLDFHGTPEAYFNAKTLLVERSDLAVLNTSLPHLERLRQRPHLLFGPGGEVWAEGVREEEGLRFTLHTPWGKREVHLPLIGAHNVENALAASAAALAAGVPLEKVLERLSGFPGVPGRMEVVQEKPFRVVIDFAHTGKSLEAALRTLRSTTKGRLLLVVGAAGERDPRRREDIGRVAARLADKAFFTEEDHRTEDLGAILEAMARAAAAEGGRFELVPDREEAILKAILEAQEGDTVLLAGKGHEATLERGQEALPWNEREVALKALKLRAEAEGSSPREGGA; this is translated from the coding sequence ATGACCCTCAAGGAGCTTTTCGCCCCCCTGGGCCAGGAGGCCCCGCCCCTGCCCGTGCGGGGCCTCACCCAGGACTCCAGGCGGGTGGAGCCCGGCTTCGTCTTCGTAGCCGTCCCCGGCGTCCCCCTCCCCCACCGCAGGCCCCTGGACGGGCACGCCTTCATCCCCGAGGCCCTCAGGCGGGGGGCCATCGCCGTGGTGGGGGAACAGGACCTCACCCTCCCCGTCCCCTACGCCCGGGTGGCCGATAGCCGCCAGGCCCTGGCCCTCCTGGCCCGGCGCTTTTACGGGGAGCCGGACCGCGCCTTGAGGCTTTTTGGGGTCACGGGTTCCAAGGGGAAGAGCACCACGGCCTTCCTCCTCCACCACCTCCTGGAAGGGGCCGCCCTCCTCTCCACCGTGGGCCTCCGCCTGGGCGGGGAGGCCAGGCCCCCCATCGGCCACTTTACCACCCCCGAGGCCCCCGAGGTCTACGCCTTCCTGAGGGAGGCCGCCGATAGGGGCCTGAGGGAGGCCGTTCTTGAGGTCTCCAGCCACGCCCTGGCCCTCAAGCGGGTGGAGGGGCTCACCTTCCGGGTGGGGGTCTTCGTCAACTTCTACCCCGACGACCACCTGGATTTCCACGGCACCCCCGAGGCCTACTTCAACGCCAAGACCCTCCTGGTGGAGCGCTCGGACCTGGCCGTCTTAAATACCAGCCTGCCCCACCTGGAAAGGCTTCGCCAGAGGCCCCACCTCCTCTTCGGGCCGGGAGGGGAGGTGTGGGCGGAAGGGGTGCGGGAGGAAGAGGGCCTGCGCTTCACCCTCCACACCCCCTGGGGGAAGAGGGAGGTTCACCTCCCCCTCATCGGCGCCCACAACGTGGAAAACGCCCTGGCCGCCTCCGCCGCCGCTTTGGCCGCGGGGGTTCCCCTAGAAAAAGTCCTTGAGCGCCTTTCCGGCTTCCCGGGGGTCCCGGGCCGGATGGAGGTGGTGCAGGAAAAACCCTTCCGGGTGGTCATAGACTTCGCCCACACCGGCAAAAGCCTGGAGGCGGCGCTCAGGACCCTGAGGTCCACCACAAAGGGGCGGCTTCTCCTCGTGGTGGGGGCGGCGGGGGAGAGGGACCCGAGAAGGCGGGAGGACATCGGCCGGGTGGCGGCCCGCCTGGCCGACAAGGCCTTCTTCACCGAGGAGGACCACCGCACCGAGGACCTAGGGGCCATCCTCGAGGCCATGGCCCGGGCGGCCGCGGCGGAAGGGGGGCGTTTTGAACTGGTCCCCGACCGGGAGGAGGCCATCTTGAAGGCCATCCTGGAGGCCCAGGAGGGGGACACGGTGCTCCTTGCGGGCAAGGGGCACGAGGCCACTCTGGAAAGGGGCCAGGAAGCCTTGCCCTGGAACGAACGGGAGGTGGCCCTGAAGGCCCTAAAGCTCAGGGCAGAGGCTGAAGGCTCCTCGCCCCGGGAAGGGGGGGCTTGA
- a CDS encoding deoxynucleoside kinase: MYIAIAGNIGSGKSTLTALLAEAFDLKPVYEAVSENPYLEDFYRDMASYAFHSQVFFLARRVRQHLLEVNGNPRVVQDRTVYEDAFVFAKNLHREGFLSRRDWETYMDLFQSVSPALRKPDLLIYLRASLPTLKARIAKRGRPFERQIPDRYLLSLNALYEDLMASWNLSPVEVVEADRLDFVDREEDRMALLEALKRRLGS; encoded by the coding sequence ATGTACATCGCCATCGCCGGCAACATCGGCAGCGGCAAGAGCACCCTCACCGCCCTCCTGGCCGAGGCCTTCGACCTCAAGCCCGTCTACGAGGCGGTGAGCGAGAACCCCTACCTGGAGGACTTCTACCGGGACATGGCGTCTTACGCCTTTCACTCCCAGGTCTTCTTCCTGGCCCGGCGGGTGCGCCAGCACCTTTTGGAGGTGAACGGCAACCCCCGGGTGGTCCAGGACCGCACGGTCTACGAGGACGCCTTCGTCTTCGCCAAGAACCTCCACCGGGAAGGCTTCCTCTCCCGGCGGGACTGGGAGACCTACATGGACCTCTTCCAGAGCGTCTCCCCGGCCCTCAGGAAGCCCGACCTCCTCATCTACCTGCGGGCGAGCCTCCCCACCCTGAAGGCCAGGATCGCCAAACGGGGCCGCCCCTTTGAAAGGCAGATCCCCGACCGCTACCTCCTCTCCTTGAACGCCCTCTACGAGGACCTGATGGCCTCCTGGAACCTGTCCCCGGTGGAAGTGGTGGAGGCCGACCGCCTGGACTTCGTGGACAGGGAGGAGGACCGCATGGCCCTTCTGGAGGCGCTAAAGCGGAGGCTTGGCTCATGA
- a CDS encoding deoxynucleoside kinase, which yields MYLAVEGPIGVGKTTLARLLSEALGAEPLLEVVEENPFLPLFYQDRRRYAFKVQVFFLLSRFRQLAPLRQKPLFGGVVADYLLDKDPIFASLNLEGPEWDLYLELYRELAPKVPPPDLTVYLRAPVPVLLDRIARRGRPFERGMDPAYLEALSEAYERQFARYPHPLLVLEADALDFSPTGPHREAVVALVREHLAQKRP from the coding sequence GTGTACCTGGCCGTGGAAGGACCCATCGGGGTGGGCAAGACCACCCTGGCCCGGCTTCTTTCGGAGGCCCTGGGGGCCGAGCCCCTTTTGGAGGTGGTGGAGGAAAACCCCTTCTTGCCCCTCTTCTACCAGGACCGGCGGCGCTACGCCTTCAAGGTCCAGGTCTTCTTCCTCCTCTCCCGCTTCCGCCAGCTCGCCCCCTTGCGGCAAAAGCCCCTTTTCGGAGGCGTGGTGGCCGACTACCTCCTGGACAAGGACCCCATCTTCGCCAGCCTCAACCTGGAGGGCCCGGAGTGGGACCTCTACCTGGAGCTCTACCGGGAACTGGCCCCAAAGGTGCCCCCGCCCGACCTCACGGTCTACCTGAGGGCCCCGGTCCCCGTCCTCCTAGACAGGATCGCCCGGCGGGGCCGCCCCTTTGAGCGGGGCATGGACCCCGCCTACCTGGAGGCCCTCTCCGAGGCCTACGAGCGCCAATTCGCCCGCTACCCCCACCCCCTTCTGGTCCTCGAGGCCGACGCCCTGGACTTCAGCCCCACCGGCCCCCACCGGGAGGCGGTGGTGGCCCTGGTCAGGGAGCACCTGGCCCAGAAGAGGCCCTGA
- a CDS encoding S1C family serine protease — translation MGRPVFLGLLLALALALGQRLTAPEEVARSQVIKRALPAVVRIQGTAPAADGGTVGTGFFVSPLRVVTNYHVVQDLSDLTIRLYDGRTFPAERFAVDPGIDLALLTVKGVQAPAVLSFNRASPESLPLGMGLVLVGFPYGQGPLASSGILAGVGPLEVPTPDPSIGAEVGAYLFTDAPLTVGNSGSPLLNLQGQVMGVVADVVGGPSGVGGIGVAIPGELAAQSVEDLERFGIPQRGWLGASLVSLEELPPVLLRALGLTTTQGAMVDRVEPGSPAARAGLRGAQRDAQGRLLALGDVILAINGKPVKDKAEVVRQIARFRPGDRVRLTLWREGRRLEATLVMMARPRR, via the coding sequence ATGGGCCGCCCTGTCTTCCTTGGCCTCCTTCTCGCCTTGGCCCTCGCCCTGGGCCAGCGCCTCACCGCCCCCGAGGAGGTGGCCCGGAGCCAGGTCATCAAGAGGGCCCTCCCCGCCGTGGTGCGCATCCAGGGCACGGCCCCCGCCGCCGACGGCGGGACCGTGGGCACGGGCTTCTTCGTGAGCCCCTTGCGGGTGGTCACCAACTACCACGTGGTCCAGGACCTCTCCGACCTCACCATCCGCCTTTACGACGGCCGCACCTTCCCCGCCGAGCGCTTCGCCGTGGACCCGGGGATAGACCTGGCCCTCCTTACGGTGAAGGGCGTGCAGGCCCCGGCGGTCCTGAGCTTTAACCGGGCCTCTCCGGAGAGCCTTCCCCTGGGGATGGGCCTGGTCCTGGTGGGCTTCCCCTATGGCCAGGGCCCCCTGGCCTCCTCCGGCATCCTGGCCGGGGTGGGCCCCCTCGAGGTCCCCACCCCCGACCCCAGCATCGGGGCCGAGGTGGGGGCGTACCTCTTCACCGACGCCCCCCTCACCGTGGGCAACTCGGGAAGCCCCCTCCTGAACCTCCAGGGGCAGGTGATGGGCGTGGTGGCCGACGTGGTGGGCGGCCCCTCGGGGGTGGGGGGGATCGGCGTGGCCATCCCGGGGGAGCTGGCGGCCCAGAGCGTGGAGGACCTGGAGCGCTTCGGCATCCCCCAGAGGGGGTGGCTTGGGGCCAGCCTGGTCTCCCTGGAGGAGCTTCCCCCAGTGCTCCTACGGGCCCTGGGCCTCACCACCACCCAGGGGGCCATGGTGGACCGGGTGGAGCCGGGTAGCCCCGCCGCCCGGGCCGGCCTCAGGGGGGCCCAGCGGGACGCCCAGGGCCGGCTTTTGGCCCTGGGGGACGTGATCCTGGCCATCAACGGCAAGCCGGTCAAGGACAAGGCGGAGGTGGTGCGGCAGATCGCCCGCTTCCGCCCGGGGGACCGGGTGCGCCTCACCCTCTGGCGGGAGGGGCGCCGCCTCGAGGCCACCCTGGTCATGATGGCCCGTCCCCGGAGGTGA
- a CDS encoding arginine--tRNA ligase yields the protein MVRRALEEAIHAALKEMGLDLRLKVAKAPKDKPGDYGVPLFALAKELRKPPQTIAEELKSRLELPPFVEEAIPVGGYLNFRLRTEDLLEEALRPKGPFPKREGLVLIEHTSVNPNKELHVGHLRNIVLGDSLARILDYAGREVLVLNYIDDTGRQAAETLFALRHYGLTWDGKEKYDHFAGRAYVRLHQDPEYEKLQPAIEEVLHALERGELREEVNRILLAQMATMHALAAHYDLLVWESDIVRAGLLKKALAILERSPHVFRPTEGKYAGALVMDASPFIPGLEDPYFVLVRSGGAATYYAKDIAFQFWKMGLLEGLPFRPYENPYYPHLRTSAPEGEPYTPRAQETINVIDVRQSHPQALVRAALALAGRPDLAQRAFHLAYETVLLEGKQMSGRKGLSVSVDEVLEEARRRALAVISEKNPDHPDKEEAARMVALGAIRFAMSKTEPRKQIDFRYQEALSFEGDTGPYVQYAHARAHAILRKAGEWGPPDPAQATPYERELALALLDFEEAVLEAAAEKSPHVLAQYLLDLAAAWNAYYNAKEEGRPATPVLTAPEGLRELRLELVRSLQETLKIGLGLLGIPAPEVM from the coding sequence ATGGTGCGCCGCGCCCTGGAAGAGGCCATTCACGCCGCCCTCAAGGAGATGGGCCTGGACCTCCGCCTCAAGGTGGCCAAGGCCCCCAAGGACAAGCCCGGGGACTACGGAGTTCCCCTCTTCGCCCTGGCCAAGGAGCTGAGGAAGCCCCCCCAAACCATCGCCGAGGAGCTTAAAAGCCGCCTGGAACTTCCCCCCTTCGTGGAGGAGGCCATCCCCGTGGGGGGGTACCTAAACTTCCGCCTGCGGACGGAAGACCTCCTCGAGGAGGCCCTCCGCCCCAAGGGGCCCTTCCCCAAACGGGAGGGCCTGGTCCTCATTGAGCACACCTCGGTGAACCCCAACAAGGAGCTTCACGTGGGCCACCTCCGGAACATCGTCCTGGGGGACAGCCTGGCCCGCATCCTGGATTACGCTGGCCGCGAGGTCCTGGTCCTCAACTACATAGACGACACCGGCCGCCAGGCGGCGGAGACCCTCTTCGCCCTGAGGCACTACGGCCTCACCTGGGACGGGAAGGAGAAGTACGACCACTTCGCCGGCAGGGCCTACGTGCGCCTCCACCAGGACCCCGAGTACGAGAAGCTTCAGCCCGCCATTGAGGAGGTCCTCCACGCCCTGGAGCGGGGGGAGCTAAGGGAGGAGGTGAACCGCATCCTCCTGGCCCAGATGGCCACCATGCACGCCCTGGCCGCCCACTACGACCTCTTGGTCTGGGAGTCCGACATCGTGCGGGCGGGGCTTCTCAAGAAGGCCCTGGCCATTTTGGAGCGGAGCCCCCACGTCTTCCGGCCCACGGAGGGCAAGTACGCCGGGGCCCTGGTCATGGACGCTAGCCCCTTCATCCCGGGCCTCGAGGACCCCTACTTCGTCCTGGTGCGCTCCGGCGGGGCCGCCACCTACTACGCCAAGGACATCGCCTTCCAGTTCTGGAAGATGGGCCTTCTGGAGGGCCTCCCCTTCCGCCCCTACGAAAACCCCTACTACCCCCACCTCAGGACCAGCGCCCCCGAGGGGGAGCCCTACACCCCAAGGGCCCAGGAGACCATCAACGTCATTGACGTGCGCCAGAGCCACCCCCAGGCCCTGGTGCGGGCCGCCTTGGCCCTGGCGGGCCGCCCGGACCTGGCCCAGCGGGCCTTCCACCTGGCCTACGAAACCGTCCTCCTGGAAGGCAAGCAGATGTCGGGGCGGAAGGGCCTCTCGGTGAGCGTGGACGAGGTCCTGGAGGAGGCCAGGAGGCGAGCCCTGGCCGTCATCAGCGAGAAGAACCCCGACCACCCCGACAAGGAGGAGGCGGCCCGGATGGTGGCCCTGGGAGCCATCCGCTTCGCCATGAGCAAGACCGAGCCCAGAAAGCAGATAGACTTCCGCTACCAGGAGGCCCTCTCCTTTGAGGGGGACACGGGGCCCTACGTCCAGTACGCCCACGCCCGGGCCCACGCCATCCTGCGCAAGGCGGGGGAGTGGGGCCCCCCGGACCCCGCCCAGGCCACCCCCTACGAGCGGGAGCTGGCCCTGGCCCTCCTGGACTTTGAGGAGGCGGTGCTGGAGGCCGCCGCGGAAAAGAGCCCCCACGTCCTGGCCCAGTACCTCCTGGACCTGGCGGCCGCCTGGAACGCCTACTACAACGCCAAGGAGGAGGGCCGCCCCGCCACCCCCGTCCTCACCGCCCCGGAAGGCTTGCGGGAGCTCAGGCTGGAGCTGGTGAGAAGCCTTCAGGAGACCCTTAAGATCGGCCTCGGCCTCCTGGGCATCCCCGCCCCTGAGGTAATGTAA
- a CDS encoding RCC1 domain-containing protein: protein MALAAGQAHLLVLGEDGRVYALGENEMGQLGDGTQESRLEPRPVEGLLGVRAIGAGDAHSLALLADGRLFAWGDNRFGQLGDGTREVRLRPVQVRLP from the coding sequence GTGGCCCTGGCGGCGGGCCAGGCCCACCTCCTGGTCCTGGGCGAGGACGGCCGGGTCTACGCCCTGGGGGAAAACGAGATGGGGCAACTGGGGGACGGCACCCAGGAGAGTCGCCTGGAGCCCAGGCCCGTGGAGGGGCTCTTAGGGGTCAGGGCCATCGGGGCGGGGGACGCCCACAGCCTGGCCCTTCTGGCCGATGGCCGCCTCTTTGCCTGGGGGGACAACCGCTTTGGCCAGCTGGGGGACGGCACCCGGGAGGTTCGGCTCAGGCCGGTTCAGGTGCGCCTTCCCTGA